In Acidisarcina polymorpha, the DNA window TTCCGAGAGGACGCTCATGTTCAGGCCGCTACCGTGTACAAGGTGGACAACGCTGCCATGGCTCGTCCTCGGAGCCGCTGCTTTCTTCACCGTCTACCACCCGCTCCTGGCGTGGCTGCCAGTCTTTTGCCTCGGAGTCGCGAACTGCCTCCTCTTTAAAAGAACGCGTCGGCTTCTCCCTTGTATCCTCCTCCACATGACATACAATGCCACCGTTCTGATGCGATGAAGCTGCGATCAGAGATTCACGGGGCAATGGCACATCCAGACGCACCGATGGAAGCACCATTCTTATTTCGCCTGGAATGAGAACGACGAAGGCGATTGGCTTGTACCTACAGTGAACGAAGGCCCTTGGCGCCTGCGAGCTCTGCAAAGCGCGCTGCGGAACGCGCGCTGGTTCGAACTCCGATGGTTCTGTTGACGGACTAGGATGTATCATTGGCCATCTGACAACCGGCCACTCTTCAGTTACCAGTTGATTAACATGGCCGCACTCCTTGGGTACGGATGATACTGCGCATCACCGGATGACGTTTACTTTGCGGCTGACGACATCAATGTTCGGTTTGGGCCTACGCGAAAATGGTGGAGTTTTATAGGGAATCTTTGACAAATGAGTAGTAAAACTGCAAGCGGATTGTGGAACCGAGAATTGGCGGAGGCCTGCCTGCCGAAAGGCTATGAAAGCCGTCGAAATTCTCTCGTGGTGTTGAGCGGCACGGCGGACGAGGTTGATCAAAAGTGGGAGTGGGGCAGTATCTCTGCGGAGCGGCCGCTGTTTGAACTCGGTTCCCTGACCAAGGTCTTTACCGCCGCGCTCCTGCTGCGAATGGTCAACGCAGGCTTTTTATGCCTAAGGGACCGGGTATCCCAACATTTGCCCGACGTGGTCGCGGCGGGCTCCAATGTCACCGTGATCGATCTGGCTAGCCATCGATCGGGTTTGCCCAGGCTGCCTCCGGACCTGAGCTCGCTGAGCCGCGATCCATATGCCGAGTACACCGCGGAGCGGCTTAAACGCTACCTGGCCGTGTATCCATGGCGGTCGACGGGCCAGTCGGAATTTCTATATAGCAACCTCGGCTATGCGATTCTTGGAATGGTGTTAGAGCGGGTTGGCGGTGAGAACTTTGCTGCGCTGCTGGAACGATATGTGCTGCGGCGGTACGGAGTGACGGACATCTCAGTAGCGACCGCCGATAAAGCCGCCGATCAGCGGTTAATGTCCGGGTATGGTGAGTCAGGGTTCCGGGCTCGGCCATGGCGGTGGTTGGTCTTCGCGCCGTGCGGAGGGCTATTGGGAACAGCGGAGGATGTCGGGCGGTTTGCGGTGGGGCTGATGGCCGACCGCTCGATGACACGTCTATTCGAACCAGTGGCGGCGGCGGGCGCAGGGCATGTAGGGCTAGCCTGGCTGCTGCACGGAGGAAGGCCAGTGGCTTGGCATAACGGAGCGACGGCCGGATTCAGCGGATATTTAAGCTTGGAATTGCGGTCGCAACGCTGGATGTTGGTGTTGACCAACCGGCTGAGTCCAGAATTGACAACGGTGGGTCGGCAGTTGGAGGATGCTTATTTCTTTGGAAAATACCAGGGCAAGCGGCCGCGCCGTAACATGCTGGGCGGACTAATCCGCGACTCGGTTACGGCCTTTACCCGTATTCCCTGGTGGCTGCAAATTCCTCTGGCCGGGGCAGTGGCCTGGGCGTTGAGCTGGTTTGTGGGATGGATCAGGTACGGGCGGATTTGAGTTCTCCGTCTCACCAGACCCCTTTGTGGTGACGGTCGCGCCTCAAGGCGAGCTTGGCGGCGTTGTAGCCGCCCATTCCGTGAACTCCGCCCCCCCCCCCGGCGGGGTGTAAGAACTACACAGAAAGATTGTCGGATCGCTTGTCGCGTAAGTTGGGGTCACGACACCAAACGTCAAAAATCGTACGCTAACGATCTAATTCAATGAGCGCGTTGGCCTGTTCTCGACGATGAAAGTGGGTGTCTAACTTCCGCGATGTCGGCTTCACGTTACCTGTTCCCGCGAATATAACAATAAATAAAGCACATAAGTTTCTATAATGCTCCATACAAAGTCTGCACAGCCACCAAGACTCAATGGCTTGCACGAGAAATCTACACGGAAACTGCACAGAACGGAATAAACAGCAGGAGGCAACATGGCGTTTATTACCGCAAAAAGAGGAATTTAAGCCCGGCCTGATTCTCTTCCGGCGCGGCGACGTAGACCATCGGATGTGGTACTGCCGCATGAAGATGCCGAGGGCCGACCGCTATAAGACGGTTTCGCTTAAAACAACCGACATCAGCGCAGCCCGCGAACCGGCCTTCGACCAGGACGCGGACGTACGGTTGCATTAAGCATGACGTTCCGGTGTTCAACCGTCCCTTCCGCGACGTGGCGCGAGAATATCTGTTGACGCAGGAAGCACGGGCGAAGCGCGGAGAGATCAGCGCCGCGCGGCCCAAGAAACTCCGCGCCGTCATCGAGGGCGCGTTAGACAGGTATGCAGGTTCAACGCAGGTCCATCTTGTCGGTGACGAACGATGGGGCGGCTATCCGGCATGGCGGCGGGAGAATGGCGCGGGACGGCACCACCGCAACGGTGTTCGGGAAGTTACCGCCGACGCAGCTCAATCCTCGCGGACCATGAGGCCGAGCGCCGCACCAAGGTTCCCCAAACCTTGGGCATCAGAGTATTGAAGCCGATTGAAGTCAAACCTTCCGACGAACGGGTGGTTCCTTTCGTCAGTGATTCAACCATCCGCTTCGAGATGTCCATCTTCGGTGCGGTGATGAACTACGCGATGAAGAAACGCTATGTTCCCGCAAGCCAGCGTTTCGACGAGCGCCCGAAGCTCAAGACGATGCGGCGTGACGAGTTTACGCTGGAGGAGTATCGCAAACTCCACACCGTAGATCGCAAGTGGATTGCCGAGGCTGATAAGCCGTCAAGCGTTTGGTATCGCACCGTCACTTACAACTTGATTCTGATTGCCTGCAATACCGGCATGAGGCCAGCGGAGATGAAGAATCTCCGCTGGCGCGACATCATGCCCGCAAAAAAGCCGCGAGGCCGCGAGATTGTTGTCTTGTTCGTGCAGGGCAAGGGCAAGTCGCGCAAGCTGGTGGCTCCCAAGAGCGTAGGAGATTATTTGGAACGTATTCGCGCAATCTCCAAAGCCACGGCACAGGACGACAGAGTATTTACCAACATCACAGGCAAGCCCGCAAAGACTCTTTACAGCAGTCTGATTGCTGATCTTCTGAACGAAGCGAATCTGCGCGAAGGCACGCAGGGCGTGCCGCGCTCGACCTATTGCTTCCGGCACACGTATGCCGCGCTTTGCTTGCAGGAAGGCGTGGACGTCTATTTCCTTGCCGAGCAGATGGGAACCTCCGTCCACATGATTGAAGGCCACTATGGGCACGTAAATACCATCAAGCTCGCCGACCGCGTGTTGTAGGGGATGGCGGGATAGGAGCTGCCACAACCGGAGGATACCAAAGCCAAGGCGTCGAAGGCGGCGGACGCACGATAAGGGCAAACGAGGTCAGCGTCACAGGCCGCGCTGACCCTGAACCTCCCAAAGCTGTCTTTTGCCGGAGCCGCTGGCGGAGGCTGGCGTAGGAGTTAATCGTCTCAATGCCCGGCCCGGACGTTCCTTGCTGAGATGGTTTTGATTTGCCGCTGCCCTGCCGGGGCGTTCTTAGCGGCAAATCTTCGCGCGCGAGCCGCCGCTGGTCATGGCGTCATGCTGAATGGCCACTCCGCCCCGCACATCGCGAACATAGTTGTACATGTTGCCGCTGGGGTGACTGTGATTGTCGGCGGAACCGTGGCAATCGTGAGCAGGAAGGGTGGAAGTATCCACGTCAGGGCTGGTTGGATTTTCATATCCGCCTACGTCACCATCGCGCTCACTGCAGTGATCGGGGTTGTAGTCTTTGAATTCCGGTCATTTCTAGCCATCGCAACAATCGCAAGTTCCTACGAGGTATTTGCCGGCTATCGCTCTCTGCGTCTTCGAGGGCGTCGCCCCCTGCCTGGCGATCTAGTGCTGAGCGTAGTTGCCCTGCTAGCTCCCTTGGCTTTTGTCATCGCTATCCGTGCATTACACAAGCCTTGGTCTCCCGCACTCACTTGGTCGGTCCTGGGAGGGCTCATGGCCCTGGCTGCATACGATCTCGCCCGTGCCATTCTGCCGCAATCCTGGCTTCGTCGGTTTGGCTGCAGGAGCATCTTTATAAAATGATGGCCGCCTTCATCGCAGCCGCAGCAACAGGAGCAGCGACAATCTTTCCCCGCTGGGCGCCACGGTCTGCGCTCGTTCCGGTGATCGCTGGAGAAGTCTTGACGATATATTTCCTGTTTGCCTACAAGCCATCAAAGGTGCGCAATGAAGCTTCTTCATCACCGGTCATTCCAAGGTGATCATTTCCCGTTCAGTACGACAGACGTTACGTGCCTGCGAATAGAGCCGACAGCGGCAGCATCGTTTCCCGCAGGAAGAGTGAACAACTTCTCAGCAAGGATCAGGTAGAGGGTTCTCGTTTCAAATGTTCTCTGCCCCACGAACAGAGAACGTCCAATACTGGGACCAGCGTCCGTCCGTACGGCGTTAGCGAGTACCAAACTCGCAGAGGCATGCCTCGCTCCTGGTGACGTACCAGAATCCCAGCCCCTGTCATATCTCGCAGATGACGGAGAAGCATCCTCTCTGTGATTTCAGGAATACTCTTCCGCAATTCGTTCGTCCTCATCGGCCCGTCCAACAACCGCCAGAGGATGGTGCACTTCCATCGTCCGTCGATGACGCTGAGCGCCGCATCGACGGGGCATGGTGAGATCTCCTTCTTTGAGACGCCCATAGACTGCTCCGGCTGACAACTTTGTCAGTGCTACTTTTTGCATCAGTGCTCCATTCGAGAGCGTCTTTAGCGAGGAGTCAATAGGAGCCCCTCTATGCATGCGTTCAACATGGCGACCCTCTTCGTCATTCTTACCCTGCTAGGCGTCGAGTTTTCTGTATCTGCCTTCATCAACGCTGCCGTGTCGCGGCTTGAACCCGAGTGGCAATTGAAGATGCTAAGCCGTTTTGCTCTCGTGCTTGGAAAGGTGATGCCGGTCTGGTACTCGGCCTCTACCTTGCTTCTCAGTGTCGAGACCTGGCTTTGTTGGCGCACGCCGGGGCATTCCATCCTGCTTGCGGCGGATGCGATCATGGTTCTCATTGCGTTGGCCTCGATCTTTCTCCTGGTCCCGCTCGCCCGTCGTGTGGCGGAGGGTGCTGCGGACTGGCAGCGGATCAATCGAATCTGGGACCAGAGAAATCGAGTGCGCATAGCCGCTCTGGCTAGCGCAGCGATCCTGCTCGCAGACGTAGTCGTCCGCTGAGGGGTGCTCGACCCAGATCAGTACCGGGAAACGTTAGGACCCTATCGGGGCTGCCCCGAGGAGAAACTCGGAGCCCCAGCATTGCCGGTGGGGCAGTCCCGATAGGGCCGTTTGAAGTGAGCCGTTGGCGTTTGCGGTGGACGCGGTGATCTGCCTATGGGATTTCAATGGGCGCCAGATAGCTTGTCAGGAAGCTAGCGGCGCGGAGAGTGACGGTGCGGCGGCGCGGATGCCGGCTCCAGAGTGAAAGGCGGGCTTGTTCTGCATCGTCGGAGGCGCGTCATGAGGGCTGGCATCGGGATTCGAACGCACTTTTGCGTTGCGTGCTGGTGCACGACGTCGGGATGGGTGAATAGGGGCCGGACGAGCGTTGAGGCGCTCAAGAGCTGTCATCGGCGCTCCTCCTTGGCGGGGACGTAGTCCGGCTTGCACGGAAGTGAAGCTGGCCGCGGGTTAGCCATTCAACGACCAGCATGATGCCGGAGCAGGCTGGACAGCGCAAGCTGAGTGGCTCGGGCCGATCGACGCAGCCCTCCATGCCGAGCAGAGCGCGGCAGCGTTCGAGCGCTACTCCGTTTGCGGTTGGCAAAGAGTCCGAAGTGTCGGATGCGAACCAGACCGCCGGGCAGCACGTGAAGCAGGAATCGGCGCAGCAACTCATGGGCGGAAACGGTCATGACCTTCTGCTTGCCGCCGTGGGCATAGTCTCGCCAGCAGAATGAGACGCGATCGCTCTCAAAGGCCACGAGACGATGGTTGGAGATGGCGACGCGGTGGGTATAGCGGGCCAAGTAGTTGAGAACATGTTCGGGGCCACCGAAGGGTGGCTTCGCGTAGACCACCCAGTCCTTCTGGCCGAGTTCGGAGAGGAAGTGGCTGAATGCGCCAGGCAAGGCAAGTTGCTGCAGCGAGCCATGCAACTGGAGCCTGTTGTGTTCGAACAGTTCACCAAGCCCCGCCCTGAACTTGCGGCGGAAGCTGCGGCTAAGTGCCTTGACGGGCAGGAAGAAGCGTGGCGAAGAATCGATCCATCTGGAACCATCGAGAGCCAGGCAGCCGGCGGGAACGATGTAGTGGACATGGGGATGATGCTCAAGGTTCTGCCCCCAGGTATGGAGCACGCCGAGGAATCCGATGTCGGCTCCCAGGTGTTTCGGATCGCGAGCCAGTTCGAGCATATTTATAAAATCTGGCTCAGGCAAGCCCTCAGTGACCTGGGCCGATTGTGTCGTCGAAGCAATCCGCTATGGGTGGATCGATGGCCAGAAGAAAGCCCTTGACGAAAGTTCATTTTTGCAGAGGTTATCGCCACGCAACCCCGGATCCAACTGGTCCAGCAAGAATCGCGAGCATGCAAAGAAGCTGATGCAAGAGGGGCGCATGGCCCCAGCGGGCCTGGCGCATGTTGAAGCGGCCCAAAAAGACGGGCGCTGGGAGAAGGCTTACGCCGGCTCACAAGCTCCCAAGGGCAAAGAAATTCTTTGTCACCCTGAACAGGCAAAATCTGTTCTCGATTTATTACCGGCTTCATTCTGCCAAAAAGCCGGAAACGCGGGCAAAACGCATGACCCAAATTCTGTCCATGTTGGACAACGAGACGAAACTGCACTGAAATCGTTTACGCTGAGATCCCTCTGATTTCCTCGCAGACGAGAAGAGCGTTTCCCGGTATCAATCGGGTCGACAACGGATGAACCGAGGTTGATGAGTGTGTTAGCCACTTATCGTCAGCTGAGGGCTCCTGGTATGCTGCCCGGCGGGAGGGGCTTGATGCGCTCCGGGGTTGCCGTACGACCAACGCTTGCCATCTCAAGAGCAGCTCGGTGAAACCGTATGTCCTGGTTTGCTGTCTAAGTAGCCATGCGTATTCCGATCATCATCCTCCTCGGCGTGCTCGTGCTCTCCTCTATCCATGTTCGCTCGCAAACACCTCCCCAGTCGCCGCCTTCCGTTCACCAGATATTCGTCGAAGACCAGACGGACCAGCCCACCCATACGCCTCGAATCGATCCTTCTCCGGAACTTCTCCAAGCGTTCGATGACCGCGCGGCAGCGCGTCGTGCCGTGTTGCACCCATGCTCTCCCGCGGTGAAATAACGACGGGCAGTGATCTTTACGAAGGGGCGTTTGTATTCCAACACGGGGAGACCGCCCCCGACTACCTGCTCGCGCATGTACTCGCATTGGACGCCTTGACCAAGGGCTTTGTTCGCGCAAAATGGCTTTCCGCAGCAACGCTCGACCGTTATCTCCAACTCATCGGGCAGCCTCAGGTTTTCGGCACCCAATATCCGTTCGACCCTAAGCTCCCGCACCCGATAACGAATGGCGGCCGCTTTAGTGGACGGACGCGATCGCCCTTTGACGATTCGTTTCTGCCGACCTACCTTCGTAGCGACTTCTGCGTTCCTGACCTTGAGCAGCAGAAGAAGAATCTACAAACCCTCAACTCCGGAAGCTATCCGCGCGCGACGATGACGCTCCCCGGCTGCGAGCGTTGAGCCAGAACGCGGTACAAGGTTAGGGAGGACGTCATGAGTCGTCTAATAGCTTTCTTTGGTCTGCTGGCATTGGCTGTAACGAGCGCACGTACTATCACGGCGCAGGCAACGACATAGCCTTGTAAAACCACTGTCACCGGAACGCTTGATGTGCTTCCGTTAGAGAGCAAGGTGTACGGCGATAAGCGTCTTCTGCGGGTTTGGCTGCCCGATGGCTATTCTGTTGCTACCGCTTCCTCGAAGCGATATCCAGTGCTCTACCTTTTTGACGGACAATTTCTTTTTAACCGCTGCACCTCTCAGCCGTTCCCAGATGAGTTGCACATCGACGAAACCCTGACGCAGTTGATCGCCAAGAAGGCAGTGCAGCCGCTCATCGTGGTTGGAATCGATAACTCAGGCCCGGGCCGGCGCGAGGATGAATACTCTAGGTATGGTGCGATGCCGGACGCACCGCAGAGGCTGTCAGCGTTTATGACGAGAGAAGTCTTGCCTCTCATCGATGGGCGTTACAGGACTATTGCAGATCGCACTCATCGGGGCGTGGGTCCCTCATCGCTCGGTTCGCTGGCCGCATTGAGTCTTCTGCTGGACCAGCCGGATACATTCGGCTTGGGTTGGCTTGAAAGCACTTCGTTACAAAATGGAAATGGCAGGGTGCTCCAAGAAACCTCAACAATAGTCCAAGTGCCGTTTCGCGTCGCCATTGGAGTAGGCACGACGGAGGTACCGACTGCAGAAGCTGCCGCGCATGGCTTTCCTGATTTCGATGCAGCCTTAGTGGCGATGAGCCGGACGCTTGCAGAGAACATAAAGAAAAGCTTAATGAAGCATCCGGAGGTCAGGTTCACAATCGAGCCGGGAGGTCAGCATCAGTTCAGGTATTGGGGAGAGCGTTTTGGTCCCGCGGTGACGTTCCTCTTCCCCCTGGAGTCAGTCGCGTCGAAGTAACCGAATAACTCCCACATGCCATCGCTTTTCCTTGTTCAGATTATTCGTCTTCGTTGTGCCTCTTGAGGCATGCAAACCGCCAAGTCACGCGCCGCATTTACTGCCGAGAAGTCCTAGGGCTGTATCTGGACCGCACGTTTGAGATGGCTGGACCTAGAACAGTCCTGTTGGGGTGCGGTTCGGATACAGCGACTTGAAGGAAGCCGCTTTGTCCGGGGCCTCTGGTCTATGGGAGTTGGATAGGCTTGAGGCGCTTGTGGCAGGGATGAACCTGGTGGTCCTGGTGTTTTGGAAGCTCTTGAGGTGGGAGTGGATGGCCACCGAAGAGAGTCGGACGGTGAGTGCATCTGTCTGTTGTCCTCGAAGAGTGTCCTTGAGTGTTCGTTGTGGCGTAGGACAGGCAGGGATGGTGAGGCACCAAGCCGATTCGAGGATGAGGTTGGAGGTTCATGCGGCTTGCCTGCGCGGGAGCGGTGGAGGGCGAACCATCAGTTGAGCCAAGGTGAGCCGTTCGACGACGTGCATGATTGCGCCGCAGTGTGGACACTTCGGAAGAGCGGTGGATCGTGCAGGTTCTTGAGGGGCATGCGCTGGCAGTCCTGATGAGCGCTCGAGCAGGCTGAAGCAGAGCGGCAGCAACGTAGCACGTTGTCGGTTCGCAAGGAAGCCGAAGTTGCGGATGCGGACGAAGCCGCGAGGCAGCAGGTGCAACAGGAAGCGACGCAGAAACTCGTCTACAGGAAGGCTCATGACTCGCTTCCTGTTGTTGTGCGCGGAGTCTCTCCAGCGGAAGCTGACCTGGCCATCGGATAGAGCGACCAGTCTGCTGTTGGAGATGCCGACGCGATGGGTGTAAGCGCCGAGATAGCGCAGGGCATGTTCCGGTCCGCCGAAGGGACGCTTGGAGTAGACGACCCAGTCGTGACGAAACAGGATTCTGAGCCTGGCGGCGAAGCTGCGTGGCTGGGCAAGCGATGCGAGTTGGCCGTGGAACTCGAGCTTGCCTTCTTGGAATGCGGCCTTCAGGCCGGCGACGAACTTGCCTCGGAAGACACGCCCGAGCACCTTGACTGGCAGGAAGAAGGATCGTTGGGAGGAGACCCAACCGGCGTGATCCGGTGCGAGACCGCCGGCGGCGATGACGCAGTGGACATGCGGATGATGCTGCAATCTTTGGTCCCAAGTGTGCAGCACGCTGAAGAAGCCGATCTCGGCTCCAAGGTGTCGCGGATCGCGAGCGACCTCCAGCAGCGTGGCGGCACTGGCGCGAAACAGCAGTCCATAGATCAACCGCTTGTTCTGGAGTGCGAGTGGTGCCAGTTCGCGCGGCATCGTGAACACGGCATGGACGTAGCGCGTGGGCAGCAGCTCGCGTTCGCGCTGCTGGAGCCAGCGGATGCGGGCGTTGCCCTGGCACCTGGGGCAGTGTCGGTTCCGGCACGAGTTGTAGGAGATGGCCGTGTGCCCGCAGCCGGAGCACTGGTCGCGATGGCCCCCGAGAGCGGCAGTGCGGCACCGGGTGATCGCGGTCAGCACCTTCTCATGCTGGCCGTTGATCCACCTGCGGCTGCGTTCGACGAAGCCCTGCCCAGCGTAGCGAACGATGTCGGCCATCTCCACAGAGGAGCGGCTCAGGCGCTTCGTAAGGCTTCTCCTGGTGTTCCAAGCTGAAGGGTGTCGAGCGGGCTGGAGGTTGCACTCAGATGCTTGCTGGAGAGGTGAAGATAGATCGTGGTCTCTTCGAGATCGCGATGACCGAGCAGGACCTGGATCGTGCGTAGGTCGGCTCCAGCTTCGAGCAGGTGCGTCGCAAAGCAGTGACGCAGGGTATGCGGATGGATGTGCTTGTGCTCCAAACCGGCGCGGAGCGCGGCCTGCTGGCACGCTGTCCACAGCACCTTGGTGGTAACCGGCCGGCTCGACGTATGCCACCGGTTGCCGGGAAACAGCCACTCGCTCGGCTTGTGCCGAAGTCCGCGCCAGTAGGTGCGCAGCGCTTCGAGCAGCGCCGGGCTCAGCATCACGTCGCGGTCCTTGCGTCCCTTGCCGCCGCGGATGTGCACCACCATCCGCCGGCTGTCGATGTCGGTCACCTTCAGCCGAGCCACCTCTGCCCGTCGCGCTCCTGTGGCATAGAGCGTCATGACTAGAATGCGTTGGAACGGGGTCTCGGTCGCATCGATCAGGCGAGCCACTTCCTGCTGGCTGAGGATCTCCGGAAGATGCAGCACCTTCTTCGGATAGGGCGTCTCGGCGGCGCTCCAACCGCGCTTCAGTACCTGGATGTAGAGGAAGCGCAACGCAGCCAGCCGTTGCGTGACCGTGTTGGGAGCCAGCTTCCAGGTACGGAACATGGCTGCCTGATACTCCCGGATGTGATCCAGGCCGAGCTGATCGGGTGGACGGTGAAAGTGCCGCGAGTAGTGCTCGACGGTGCGGATGTAAGCGCGAATCGTGGACGGAGCGTAGTTGCGGCGCTCCAACTCTTCCAGCATGATCTGACGTAGATGGGTCACAGAAATTCCTCCTTCTCTGCGACAAACGCTAGATCATCACCCCAACTGCTGGCCCAGCGCACGCGAATGCGTCCGCCGCACAGCGGCTTAGTTCAAGTCGGCTTCTCGTCAGCGCTTTGCCGACGAGAAGCAGTTGCACATTCGATCACGCCTCCGGCTGGAATGTTGCGATGAATTCCCAGGCTTTGAGTGCGGCTTTACGGTGTGGTTCAGCTTTTTCAAAGTAGAGGGAGCTCTCGGTGATCTTTCGAAGGGCAGAGAAGTTTGCGTAGCGGACGACCGCTACTGCATCCCATTTCGGTTCGGCTGGTCCTAGGATCGTCGCAGCTACGGATCCAACGTACACGACCTCGATCCCTTCTATGCCGAGTTCCTGAGCAACATGGTTGAATGCAGGAGCGTACCGCTGAATGTAGGCTTCCATGCCGGAACATGGCTTCTCACTGGGATCGTCATACTGCGCTTCTCGGAAGAATTCCACGAGGTTGATCATGGTTACTGGTGTTCCGCTCGGGATCTTAGCTTCTGCGGCAAGGACGTTCTTGAGATCGAGTTTTAATGATGGCATTGATAGGCTCCTTTAATTCGACAACTGCTTATTAGCTGATTTCCAATGAGCTTCCAAGGCTTCAGCCACCTGTACACTCCGCTCCACGATGGGCCAGTGACCTGCATCGAGTCTCACCTCACGGTCGGCGCCGGCGTTCGATGCCAATTCGTCGGCGTACTCAGCGGGGCACGCTGTATCCTGCGCACCCCAAAAGACCAAGCCCGGTGAGCGCAGCTTTGAGAGATCTGGTTGCCATTCCTTTCCAACCTGAAGCGCTGAGCGATAAAGATGGAGAATGCACTCCCCCATCGTCTGGTCGATGTGACTGACGGCCTCCTCTGCAGAGTCGATTGGCAGCCCTGCTTCTACCATGAGCGCGGCTACGCTTGCAGGGTCGAGTTCTTTGAACCACTTTTCTCCCTCCCCAGACGTTTGCCATATTTTTGCGAGAGGATGCCACTCGTATTTCGCGCTGACCGGGCCACTGCCTGCCGCCCAGGAACGAATTAGGTCGGGTCGGCGCGTGGCCACGCGCATCGTCAAGATGCAACCCCAGTCGTGACCGACAAGGTCGACTGGCTCGCCGATCTCTTCCAGTTGGCGAATGATCCAATTCGCGTATTCTTCCTTTGTAGCTGTGAAATTTGTAGGGAGGGGCGCGTTGAAGCCTGGGAGAGCCAACGCAACAACGTCCTGTCGCGATAGATGCTTGCGGAGCGGATCCCACACCCGAAAGGTGTCGGGTACTCCATGGACGAATACAGCTGGCATGACTATTCTCCTCGCAAATGCCCTTAGCCTAGGCACCTACGACATTTAGACATTATGATGCAAAGTGTCGGAACTATGACTCACTAAATGCCGAAAAAGATCACCCAAATCGGAGCGGAGGCGCGAAGAGCTGCCGCAGTCGAGGCGGCATCTGTGGTATTCCTGCGTTATGGATACGCTCGTACCACAATGGCCGAACTCGCAGCTGCAGCAAATTTGTCACGACCGACGCTGTATGAACTATTTGCAAGCAAGGACGATCTTTTTGCAGCAGTGATCAATCAGCTAAGCCAACAGACCATTCAGCAGTACCGTGACATGCAGCCTAAGCTCAGAACGTTGCGAACGAAGCTACAGCATTTCTGTGGGGACTGGGCAACACACGGTCTTAAGCTGATCGAACGGCACCCGGATGCCAAAGATCTGTTCGATCTCAGATTTCCGGCCGTCCGACAGATGTATGAGGACTTCATACGTTTTCTTATTGAAGTCATATCGGATGAGAATCGCTCAACAAGTTTTCCAACAGAAAAAGTCGCACGAAATCTGGTCTTCTCGCTCCGTGGGCTGAAGGATGCAGCGTCAGACGTTAAGCACATGGAAGAATTAGTCAGATTACAGGTCGATGTCTTCCTCACGACACTAGCACCCCGGGAATAGCTAGCGACACGAGCACATACAAAGCGGCTAATTCTTCATACGTCCCCGTGAGGTGTAAGCTTGAGTTGGACGTGCGAAAGCCACGGCCCGGTAGGTAGTCCGGGCGACGCGAGAGCGTTCGTACAGGCATCGCTCCCTAAAAGGGTGCGGTCACCGGTACGTCCCTTCCTCTGAGAGGAGAAGGGACGTTTATGCCTCAAATCAAAGTACTCATCGTTGGAGCTGGACTTGGCGGTCTCTGCCTTGCCCAGTCGCTCCGCAAAGCCCACATTGATGTAGACATCTTCGAACGGGACTCGAGCCAGTGGGATCGTCCGCAAGGATACCGTTTGCACTTGGAAGCAGACGCGTTGAATGCGCTCCGCGAAGTGCTGCCCCCGAGTCTCCACCAACTCTTCGAAGCAACGGCTATGCGCACCGAGCCGTTCACTACCATTCTCAGGACAGACCTGAGCGTTGCCAAGCGCATTCCAACCGACGACGGACAGGATCC includes these proteins:
- a CDS encoding IS91 family transposase; translation: MSRSSVEMADIVRYAGQGFVERSRRWINGQHEKVLTAITRCRTAALGGHRDQCSGCGHTAISYNSCRNRHCPRCQGNARIRWLQQRERELLPTRYVHAVFTMPRELAPLALQNKRLIYGLLFRASAATLLEVARDPRHLGAEIGFFSVLHTWDQRLQHHPHVHCVIAAGGLAPDHAGWVSSQRSFFLPVKVLGRVFRGKFVAGLKAAFQEGKLEFHGQLASLAQPRSFAARLRILFRHDWVVYSKRPFGGPEHALRYLGAYTHRVGISNSRLVALSDGQVSFRWRDSAHNNRKRVMSLPVDEFLRRFLLHLLPRGFVRIRNFGFLANRQRATLLPLCFSLLERSSGLPAHAPQEPARSTALPKCPHCGAIMHVVERLTLAQLMVRPPPLPRRQAA
- a CDS encoding tyrosine-type recombinase/integrase translates to MTHLRQIMLEELERRNYAPSTIRAYIRTVEHYSRHFHRPPDQLGLDHIREYQAAMFRTWKLAPNTVTQRLAALRFLYIQVLKRGWSAAETPYPKKVLHLPEILSQQEVARLIDATETPFQRILVMTLYATGARRAEVARLKVTDIDSRRMVVHIRGGKGRKDRDVMLSPALLEALRTYWRGLRHKPSEWLFPGNRWHTSSRPVTTKVLWTACQQAALRAGLEHKHIHPHTLRHCFATHLLEAGADLRTIQVLLGHRDLEETTIYLHLSSKHLSATSSPLDTLQLGTPGEALRSA
- a CDS encoding alpha/beta fold hydrolase — encoded protein: MPAVFVHGVPDTFRVWDPLRKHLSRQDVVALALPGFNAPLPTNFTATKEEYANWIIRQLEEIGEPVDLVGHDWGCILTMRVATRRPDLIRSWAAGSGPVSAKYEWHPLAKIWQTSGEGEKWFKELDPASVAALMVEAGLPIDSAEEAVSHIDQTMGECILHLYRSALQVGKEWQPDLSKLRSPGLVFWGAQDTACPAEYADELASNAGADREVRLDAGHWPIVERSVQVAEALEAHWKSANKQLSN
- a CDS encoding TetR/AcrR family transcriptional regulator yields the protein MPKKITQIGAEARRAAAVEAASVVFLRYGYARTTMAELAAAANLSRPTLYELFASKDDLFAAVINQLSQQTIQQYRDMQPKLRTLRTKLQHFCGDWATHGLKLIERHPDAKDLFDLRFPAVRQMYEDFIRFLIEVISDENRSTSFPTEKVARNLVFSLRGLKDAASDVKHMEELVRLQVDVFLTTLAPRE